From Chryseotalea sp. WA131a:
AAGGGGCGAGAAATCGCGCCATTATTGAAATCTTGTACAGTTCAGGTTTGCGTGTTTCGGAGCTGGTGGATTTAAAAATCCCGAATGTCTATTTTGATGTTGGGTTTTTGCGGGTGATTGGAAAAGGAAACAAAGAGCGGCTCGTGCCCATCGGCAAGGAGGCATTTAAGTATTTGAAAATCTATTTGGAAGAAGTACGGGTACACATCTCAGTAAAAGAAAACTCTTATAGCCATGTTTTTCTCAATCGAAATGGCGGAAAGATTTCGAGGGTAATGATTTTCATCTTGATCAAAGCACTGGCTGCAAAAATCGGATTAAAAAAATCCATCAGTCCGCATACGTTTCGTCATTCCTTTGCCACACACTTGATTGAAGGCGGTGCCGACTTGCGTGCGGTGCAAGAAATGTTAGGGCACGAATCGATTACCACTACCGAAATTTATACACACCTCGATCGCGATTACCTTCGACAAGTGGTGCAGCAGTTTCATCCGCGGAGTTGATTTTATCATTCTGATTTGTGGCGAACATAACGTAACTTTGGCCTATGAGAAACTGTTTGTTAATTGCAGCGTTGGTACTTGGCTTTACGAGTTATGGGCAAACCATCGATGTTGAGTACGACAAGACACGCGATTTTTCATATTACAAAACCTTTCGCTTTGGAGAGAGCCAGATCATTACTCCCAATGATCAGAAAAGGGTTTCAGATAAAGTGCTCGATAAATGGATTGTATCAGCCATTACCGAAGAACTGAAACAAAAAGGATTGACGCGATCCGACTCGGCTGCTGATTTGACCATTACGTATGCCGAAGGTACGTTGGCACGATCAGATGTTGAGAATCTAGGTCCTGTTCCCCTCACACCTGGACAAGATGCCAACCGCAATTTTATGTACG
This genomic window contains:
- the xerD gene encoding site-specific tyrosine recombinase XerD, producing the protein MNWSTYIKQFSNYLKLERSLSQNSVDAYVRDVEKLEQFVEIKKLSVSPLKIKAKHLQSFLEYINELGMSAYSQARILSGLKAFFKYLVFEELISDDPTSLIEGPKIGRKLPDTLDYVEIENLLSAIDLSTHEGARNRAIIEILYSSGLRVSELVDLKIPNVYFDVGFLRVIGKGNKERLVPIGKEAFKYLKIYLEEVRVHISVKENSYSHVFLNRNGGKISRVMIFILIKALAAKIGLKKSISPHTFRHSFATHLIEGGADLRAVQEMLGHESITTTEIYTHLDRDYLRQVVQQFHPRS
- a CDS encoding DUF4136 domain-containing protein, with protein sequence MRNCLLIAALVLGFTSYGQTIDVEYDKTRDFSYYKTFRFGESQIITPNDQKRVSDKVLDKWIVSAITEELKQKGLTRSDSAADLTITYAEGTLARSDVENLGPVPLTPGQDANRNFMYEYRQTSLIIDLNDRSNNLIWRINSTTNMTSEEGERMIDAIVEKGFKKFGKAPKRKKK